One Molothrus ater isolate BHLD 08-10-18 breed brown headed cowbird chromosome 32, BPBGC_Mater_1.1, whole genome shotgun sequence genomic window carries:
- the GAREM2 gene encoding GRB2-associated and regulator of MAPK protein 2, with protein MEKLAAGLARLRWSPAALPLDAIVSQCRLPTLVCLGQGERVEGVTAQDVLLVHSCRQWTTVTAHSLEEGHYVIGPKIDIPLQYPGKFKLLDQDRDLREPVQYFNSVEEVASIFPDRIFVMEAITFSVKVVSGEFSEDSEVYNFTLNAGDELTLMGQAEILCAKTVKEKSRFNTLLRKLGKAAPAAGARQVKGKMPCLICMNHRTNESLSLPFQCKGRFSTRSPLELRLQEGEHTIRSIIEKVRLPVNVAVPSRPARNPYDLHAIREGHCYKLVSIISKTVVLCCILRREELVPFHFLLLTDMPRFQLPEGLLAGDPQLEKLLRDSAAYCHDRFNPDEYSRAVREAKPDLLEECASPRRLRLCLPACGREELSQPLQRLSLCACGSGGPREPPARCQGPRGLGGGTPRPPLPDFPEPEREYMTPDWAEPEFRTQEPLEIPYEELWSNPSPEGCCELGSSGGRPDLVSFGAVTPLGSPHRPGDEPRGDTPPPVPPKSEAVKEECRLLNAPPVPPRGSRPPAPCSPPGPLRCPKLAPAPSPSPSLSYYSSGLHDGSAPRSGSASPSPDAYSLYCYPCTWADCKAAEPPGRPLPPAQPAPSSWSDPWAFPEPGAGAGSGCSTPLLGTEPPLKPFRSCPRLKPPHPQKRFAPFGALNPFAGPAEWPESPEWSKAAPSAPAAPSSSSSSPEPFAPAEEPAAPPRPPKGLDGDGIVIRGAAPLSPAVLRGAEGVTRLYLAQGVIEVPPAARGDGAAPAAAPRPSGDGPAWLPPADLSALSLEEVSKCLRFIGLSEDVVSFFARERIDGSIFVQLSEEILADDFRLTKLQVKKIMQFIKGWRPKI; from the exons GGAAGTTCAAGCTGCTGGACCAGGACCGGGACCTCCGCGAGCCTGTGCAGTATTTCAACAGCGTGGAGGAGGTGGCCAGCATCTTCCCAGACCGCATCTTCGTCATGGAGGCCATCACCTTCAGCGTGAAg GTGGTGTCGGGGGAGTTCAGCGAGGACAGCGAGGTTTACAACTTCACGCTGAACGCGGGGGACGAGCTGACGCTGATGGGGCAAGCGGAGATCCTGTGCGCCAAGACGGTGAAGGAGAAGTCGCGTTTCAACACCCTCCTGCGCAAGCTGGGCAAGGCGGCgccggcggcgggggcgcggcaGGTGAAGGGCAAGATGCCGTGTCTGATCTGCATGAACCACCGCACCAACGAGAGCCTGAGCCTGCCCTTCCAGTGCAAGGGCCGCTTCAGCACCCGCAGCCCGCTGGAGCTGCGCCTGCAGGAGGGCGAGCACACCATCCGCAGCATCATCGAGAAGGTGCGGCTGCCCGTCAACGTGGCCGTGCCCAGCCGGCCCGCCCGCAACCCCTACGACCTGCACGCCATCCGAGAGGGCCACTGCTACAAGCTGGTCAGCATCATCTCCAAGACGGTGGTGCTGTGCTGCATCCTGCGCCGGGAGGAGCTGGTGCCtttccatttcctgctgctcaccGACATGCCCCGCTTCCAGCTGCCCGAGGGGCTGCTGGCCGGGGACCCgcagctggagaagctgctgcgGGACAGCGCCGCGTATTGCCACGACCGCTTCAACCCCGACGAGTACTCGCGGGCCGTGCGGGAGGCCAAGCCGGACTTGCTGGAGGAATGCGCGAGCCCGCGGCGCCTGCGGCTCTGCCTGCCCGCCTGCGGCCGCGAGGAGCtcagccagcccctgcagcGCCTCTCGCTCTGCGCCTGCGGCTCCGGGGGTCCCCGGGAGCCCCCCGCCCGCTGCCAGGGACCGCGGGGCCTCGGCGGGGGCACCCCGCGCCCGCCGCTGCCCGACTTCCCCGAGCCCGAGCGGGAGTACATGACGCCCGACTGGGCCGAGCCCGAGTTCAGGACTCAGGAGCCGCTGGAGATTCCCTACGAGGAGCTGTGGAGCAATCCCAGCCCGGAGGGCTGCTGCGAGCTGGGCAGCAGCGGCGGCCGGCCCGACCTCGTCTCCTTCGGGGCTGTCACCCCGCTGGGCTCCCCGCACCGCCCCGGGGACGAGCCCCGCGGGGACACCCCGCCCCCGGTGCCACCCAAATCGGAGGCG GTGAAGGAGGAGTGCCGGCTGCTGAACGCGCCCCCGGTGCCGCCCCGGGGCAGCCGCCCCCCGGCGCCCTGCAGCCCCCCGGGCCCCCTGCGCTGCCCGAAGCTGGCACCCGCGCCCtcgcccagccccagcctctcctACTACTCCTCGGGGCTCCACGACGG GTCGGCCCCGCGCAGCGGCAGCGCCTCGCCCTCTCCGGACGCGTACTCGCTGTACTGCTACCCCTGCACCTGGGCCGACTGCAAGGCTGCCGAGCCCCCCGGGCggccgctgcccccggcccagcccgcGCCCAGCTCCTGGTCCGACCCCTGGGCGTTCCCCGAGCCGGGCGCCGGGGCGGGCAGCGGCTGCTCCACGCCGCTGCTGGGGACCGAGCCCCCCCTGAAGCCCTTCCGCAGCTGCCCCCGCCTCAAGCCCCCGCACCCCCAGAAGCGCTTTGCCCCCTTCGGGGCGCTCAACCCCTTCGCCGGCCCAGCAGAGTGGCCGGAGAGTCCCGAGTGGTCCAAAGCGGCGCCTTCGGCCCCGGccgctccctcctcctcctcctcctcgccggAGCCCTTCGCCCCCGCCGAGGAGCCGGCGGCCCCTCCTCGGCCCCCCAAGGGCTTGGACGGGGACGGCATCGTCATCCGGGGGGcggccccgctgtcccccgcCGTCCTGCGCGGGGCCGAGGGCGTCACCCGCCTGTACCTGGCCCAGGGGGTGATCGAGGTGCCGCCGGCGGCGAGGGGCGacggggcagccccggcggcCGCCCCCCGGCCCAGCGGGGACGGCCCGGCCTGGCTGCCCCCCGCCGACCTGTCGGCGCTGTCGCTGGAGGAGGTGTCCAAGTGCCTGCGCTTCATCGGCCTCTCCGAGGACGTCGTGAGCTTCTTCGCCCGCGAGAGGATCGACGGCAGCATCTTCGTGCAGCTCAGCGAGGAGATCCTGGCCGACGATTTCCGCCTCACCAAGCTCCAGGTGAAGAAGATCATGCAGTTCATCAAGGGCTGGCGCCCCAAGATCTAG